A genomic window from Selenomonadales bacterium includes:
- a CDS encoding glycosyltransferase, which translates to MTTPQTIYLIAVTMYFVLFLMFCRFFLWKRYSEGRYWRVRPKLSQADITALAVKQQKDIPFFSILVPARNEAQVIEKTVKHMLGLNYPKNAYEIIVVTDEKEALESARVRPLVVRETLAFLRGKPPDDARRAQVRTLALGVLSELALREYRTRDLRDHAWLTPLVLTQGDLGRCRDIIAALSNDLVATRGRLSMGKIYCLLRRAFPECDDKEIARLYPNYLCLTLPVVAAYAKLCGERDERLLRSVFTFTTKANHRVTQDLLSRFTALITADMLTYLKASLEQGEGEELCVRLAAWCFPTTQDVLARVGSELPADAPQFKHVTVPFDYDGHCPGRLTGTAVPSTKGRALNYALASSISEKTTICGFYDAESRPAPDVLLYVAHKKLSDSSTAIWQGPVFQVRNFYEMGAFSKIASLYQAVAHDWYLPVVFRRLPFAGGTNLYVDYALLVELKGYDHQILTEDLELGTRAYLTTGAWPEYLPYASSEQTPPHFQSFYKQRLRWGTGHLQILDKIRLTEGCKAERKAKLLRQLTLKGPVEWTFYQAVTLLPPTMLLLYWTGNVDPTVLPDVVRMLLHVLSLVYVTFTFYAFYRYYTHIDRTGRPLTWYGHVGVAMELCFLPFAAFFFPVPYTSAMVLKAMGKHPTAWTKTPRTSE; encoded by the coding sequence TTGACCACACCCCAGACCATCTACTTAATTGCCGTAACCATGTACTTCGTGCTTTTTCTCATGTTTTGCCGATTCTTTTTGTGGAAACGATACAGCGAGGGCCGTTACTGGCGCGTCAGGCCAAAACTTAGTCAAGCCGATATCACAGCGCTCGCCGTGAAGCAGCAAAAAGACATTCCTTTCTTCTCTATCTTAGTGCCTGCGCGCAACGAAGCACAAGTAATTGAGAAAACCGTGAAGCACATGCTAGGGCTTAATTATCCCAAAAACGCTTACGAAATAATAGTAGTCACAGACGAAAAGGAGGCCCTAGAAAGTGCGCGCGTGCGCCCACTGGTAGTACGGGAGACGCTAGCCTTTTTGCGCGGGAAGCCTCCGGATGATGCTAGACGTGCCCAGGTGCGCACGCTCGCCCTCGGAGTGTTGAGTGAGCTGGCTCTACGGGAGTATCGCACGCGTGACTTGCGCGACCACGCCTGGCTTACGCCATTGGTCTTAACGCAGGGCGACTTGGGACGTTGTCGGGACATCATTGCGGCACTCTCAAACGACTTGGTCGCAACGCGCGGCCGCCTGAGCATGGGCAAGATATACTGTCTGCTGCGGCGCGCCTTCCCGGAGTGTGACGACAAGGAAATTGCCCGCCTGTACCCTAACTACTTGTGCTTAACTTTGCCGGTAGTGGCCGCCTACGCCAAGCTATGCGGCGAGCGAGACGAGCGTCTGCTGCGTTCGGTGTTCACTTTCACTACTAAGGCCAATCATCGCGTTACACAGGACTTGCTGTCGCGTTTTACCGCACTGATTACCGCAGATATGTTAACTTACCTAAAGGCGTCGTTAGAACAAGGGGAGGGGGAGGAGCTGTGCGTGCGGCTTGCTGCGTGGTGTTTTCCGACCACGCAAGACGTGCTTGCGCGCGTAGGGAGCGAACTCCCGGCCGATGCCCCGCAGTTTAAGCATGTTACCGTGCCCTTTGACTACGACGGGCATTGCCCCGGGAGGTTGACCGGGACCGCTGTCCCTTCCACAAAAGGGCGGGCACTAAACTACGCGTTGGCTAGCAGCATCTCAGAGAAAACTACTATCTGCGGCTTTTACGATGCCGAGAGCCGGCCGGCGCCCGACGTGTTACTTTATGTGGCGCACAAGAAACTTAGTGACAGCAGCACTGCCATTTGGCAGGGGCCTGTTTTTCAGGTGCGCAATTTCTACGAGATGGGGGCGTTCAGTAAGATTGCCTCGCTCTATCAAGCGGTAGCGCACGACTGGTACTTACCTGTAGTCTTTCGCAGGCTGCCCTTTGCGGGGGGCACCAATCTGTACGTGGACTACGCCCTCCTCGTCGAACTTAAGGGGTACGACCACCAAATCCTTACCGAAGACCTAGAACTCGGCACCCGCGCCTACCTTACCACCGGCGCCTGGCCCGAGTACCTGCCTTACGCAAGCAGCGAACAAACGCCGCCGCACTTTCAGTCATTCTATAAACAGCGGCTGCGTTGGGGCACCGGTCATCTGCAGATCTTAGATAAAATCCGCCTTACAGAAGGGTGCAAAGCGGAGCGCAAGGCGAAGCTGCTCCGCCAGCTGACGCTCAAAGGCCCTGTGGAATGGACGTTCTACCAAGCGGTTACCCTTCTGCCGCCGACCATGCTGCTCTTGTATTGGACGGGGAATGTAGACCCGACGGTGCTACCGGACGTCGTGCGCATGCTGCTACATGTGCTAAGCCTAGTGTACGTGACCTTTACCTTTTATGCCTTTTACCGGTACTACACCCACATCGACCGCACCGGGCGGCCATTAACGTGGTATGGCCATGTAGGCGTGGCTATGGAGCTGTGCTTTCTGCCGTTTGCCGCATTTTTCTTTCCTGTGCCCTATACCAGTGCCATGGTACTAAAAGCGATGGGGAAACACCCCACCGCTTGGACCAAGACGCCGCGGACGAGTGAGTAG
- a CDS encoding alanine racemase: MSTPRLVLDKEQLEKNICAMQAAADLAQVKLRPHIKAHKCGQIMHRQLAAGAIGITVAKLGEATAMADCGATDIFIAYPLIGQDKLTRLANLAKRVKVSVAVDDYFAARHMAEHFDPARPLDVLIEVDTGLKRCGVPPQAVYDLARALRELPSLCLKGIFTHAGHAYGASPDRVEAIGLEEAQVMADLARDLKRHGIVLEVVSTGSTPTARHNLKIPGITEIRPGNYVFYDAIQVGLGVVPLSACALSVQATVVSRPTDHRCVIDAGSKVLGLDKGAHGMSIVTGFGTILEHPELTIERLSEEHGVVVSAQAVPAIGTELKVIPNHACVAVNLADNLHLAESDEVWPVTARGRVD, encoded by the coding sequence ATGTCTACGCCTCGCTTGGTCCTAGACAAAGAGCAGTTAGAAAAAAACATCTGCGCCATGCAGGCAGCCGCCGACTTGGCACAGGTTAAGCTGCGGCCGCATATTAAGGCGCACAAATGCGGCCAAATAATGCACAGGCAGCTCGCGGCCGGCGCCATAGGCATTACGGTTGCGAAGCTAGGCGAGGCCACGGCCATGGCTGACTGCGGCGCGACGGACATCTTCATTGCTTATCCGCTGATCGGTCAGGACAAACTGACTCGCTTGGCGAATCTAGCGAAACGTGTTAAGGTATCGGTGGCTGTCGACGATTACTTCGCCGCTCGCCACATGGCGGAGCACTTTGACCCCGCGCGGCCGCTAGACGTACTAATCGAAGTCGATACAGGTCTCAAGCGCTGCGGTGTGCCTCCGCAGGCCGTCTACGACCTTGCGCGCGCACTGCGCGAACTGCCATCGCTCTGCCTAAAAGGCATCTTTACGCACGCCGGTCATGCCTACGGCGCGTCGCCTGACCGCGTGGAAGCTATAGGCTTAGAAGAAGCGCAAGTTATGGCTGATCTCGCACGTGACCTAAAGCGTCACGGCATTGTGCTCGAAGTCGTCAGCACAGGCTCTACCCCTACTGCACGACACAATCTCAAAATACCGGGCATCACCGAGATAAGGCCTGGCAATTACGTCTTTTATGACGCCATTCAAGTAGGTCTCGGGGTAGTTCCGTTGTCGGCATGTGCTCTCTCTGTGCAGGCTACAGTCGTTAGCAGGCCGACAGACCACCGCTGTGTCATCGATGCCGGCAGCAAAGTGTTGGGGCTAGATAAGGGTGCCCATGGGATGAGCATTGTCACCGGCTTTGGCACTATCCTAGAGCATCCCGAGCTGACGATTGAGCGTCTCTCTGAAGAGCACGGAGTGGTAGTAAGCGCGCAGGCCGTCCCAGCTATAGGCACAGAGCTCAAGGTTATCCCTAACCATGCCTGCGTGGCAGTTAACCTTGCCGACAACCTGCACTTAGCGGAGAGCGACGAAGTATGGCCGGTCACCGCGCGCGGCCGCGTGGACTAG
- a CDS encoding DUF4446 family protein translates to MLGGIFLNYLTATEFAVLAVLLLAIFAIALSVYAIRELKAARRMYRAFMVGTTGGNLEALLMRLGERTSRLESDTEGHARHLRELEQRLPFAVQQVGLVRFNAFSDTGGEMSFALALLDASGSGVVMSSLYGRAEARVYAKPIVAGQSTFPLSSEEMAAVAQAKGKAHAKKM, encoded by the coding sequence TTGCTAGGGGGAATATTCTTGAATTATCTGACCGCAACCGAGTTCGCTGTGCTCGCAGTCTTACTCCTAGCGATTTTCGCAATAGCGCTGTCTGTGTACGCCATACGTGAATTAAAGGCAGCGAGGCGCATGTACCGCGCGTTTATGGTAGGTACGACAGGCGGGAACCTCGAAGCATTGCTCATGCGCTTAGGTGAACGCACGTCACGCTTAGAGTCAGACACAGAGGGGCACGCGAGGCACTTGCGCGAGCTTGAGCAAAGACTGCCTTTCGCCGTACAGCAGGTAGGTCTAGTGCGCTTTAACGCTTTTTCGGACACCGGTGGCGAAATGAGCTTTGCGCTCGCTCTGCTGGACGCTTCTGGGAGTGGCGTAGTCATGAGTTCCCTCTACGGCCGAGCAGAGGCCAGGGTATATGCCAAGCCCATCGTGGCGGGGCAGTCCACTTTCCCGTTGAGCAGCGAAGAGATGGCAGCAGTAGCACAGGCCAAGGGCAAAGCTCACGCTAAAAAAATGTAA
- a CDS encoding peptidoglycan DD-metalloendopeptidase family protein, protein MHPKPKGPSSGLGQEFTIMIIPHGSDEPYAFRLSQRWVQWAGIALIVLLISSISLVYSLRQTKLQLANYHGLLAENRQQQEHILFLARQTTELQGQLAEIQALDSSIRTMMRLTPAAQASAVTRPTENQSATREARLSTASRGTSLAATIIRTQQSIEEIKEAIPETEDSLQDLERKVELQRKREAATPSLWPTNGELTSGFGRRRSPFGGSWELHEGVDIAAPRGTSVFAAANGVVRVAGWNGGYGNAIFIDHGFGMSTVYAHLHRINVRVGQQVTKGQAIGLVGSTGRSTAPHLHYEVRVNGQPVNPTRFLPEGR, encoded by the coding sequence TTGCACCCTAAACCAAAAGGTCCAAGTTCTGGGCTAGGGCAAGAATTCACCATCATGATTATCCCCCACGGCAGCGATGAGCCGTACGCCTTTCGTCTGTCACAGCGGTGGGTGCAATGGGCGGGCATTGCCCTCATTGTACTTTTGATTAGTTCCATTAGCCTTGTCTATTCTTTGCGCCAGACCAAGCTACAGCTGGCAAATTACCATGGCCTGTTGGCCGAAAACCGCCAACAGCAGGAGCATATTTTGTTTCTCGCGCGTCAGACTACAGAGCTACAAGGGCAGCTAGCCGAGATTCAGGCGCTAGATAGCTCCATTCGTACGATGATGCGCCTTACCCCTGCAGCGCAAGCCTCTGCCGTAACTCGCCCGACAGAAAACCAGAGCGCCACGCGCGAGGCGCGCCTCAGCACAGCTAGCCGGGGTACGAGCTTAGCAGCCACAATTATTCGCACGCAGCAGAGCATCGAGGAAATCAAGGAAGCCATCCCTGAGACCGAAGACAGCCTGCAAGACCTAGAACGCAAGGTCGAGTTGCAGCGCAAACGCGAGGCCGCCACCCCGTCCCTTTGGCCTACAAACGGCGAACTCACCTCAGGCTTTGGCCGCAGGCGCTCACCTTTTGGCGGCTCGTGGGAACTACACGAAGGGGTAGATATCGCTGCCCCGCGCGGCACCTCTGTCTTTGCCGCTGCCAACGGTGTTGTGCGCGTTGCGGGATGGAACGGGGGCTATGGCAACGCCATATTTATCGACCACGGTTTTGGTATGAGCACGGTCTACGCCCACCTGCACCGCATTAATGTGCGGGTCGGGCAGCAGGTGACAAAGGGCCAGGCAATTGGGCTAGTAGGGAGCACAGGCCGCTCTACCGCGCCGCATTTGCATTACGAAGTGCGGGTCAACGGCCAGCCTGTTAATCCCACGCGATTTTTACCAGAGGGCAGGTGA
- a CDS encoding polymer-forming cytoskeletal protein yields the protein MNVLFGQPKQRADIRDERINDRVDTIIGAGTVFTGDLEIKGTLRIDGKCEGKITSSGDVVVGEGGLVVSAVEARNLQVAGTVRGGIKTSGILEISATGKVYGDIEVGKVVIADGAIFQGQCRMHTAEAQTTAPAKKE from the coding sequence GTGAACGTTCTGTTCGGGCAACCTAAGCAGCGCGCAGACATTAGAGACGAACGGATTAATGACCGAGTAGACACGATTATTGGTGCAGGGACAGTCTTTACAGGCGACTTGGAAATTAAGGGCACTCTGCGCATAGATGGCAAGTGCGAGGGTAAGATTACGAGCTCCGGCGATGTAGTCGTCGGCGAGGGCGGGTTAGTCGTCTCTGCTGTAGAGGCGCGCAACCTGCAGGTGGCGGGTACCGTCAGGGGCGGCATAAAAACCTCCGGCATACTGGAAATCTCGGCCACGGGCAAGGTGTACGGCGACATAGAGGTTGGCAAGGTTGTCATAGCGGACGGGGCCATCTTCCAGGGACAATGTCGCATGCATACCGCCGAAGCGCAAACCACGGCGCCAGCGAAAAAAGAGTAG
- a CDS encoding diacylglycerol kinase family lipid kinase codes for MQEIALIVNLTAGYGKCRRKYPEVTAALEQYNVKVKSFFTEKRGHGEDLARQAVREGFGVVVSMGGDGTLNEVVNGLAGSKATLGFIPAGSGNDFGRTFGLKNGEVSKACRVLAEGHTRPVDLCRADGRYFINVAGAGFDAEVGHMANVWGKRYFSGATAYIASILRQLAVFSPREMAIELDEQRISTKVWMVAVANARYFGGGFMIAPTAAVDDGLLDVYIIHETSKLGLLRVLPRVMTGDHVSHPAVEFRRAKRVKLSSPHTLAAQADGELVGRLPQEFVVTGEQIDMLLPQPR; via the coding sequence GTGCAGGAAATAGCCCTAATTGTAAACCTCACCGCCGGCTACGGCAAGTGTCGGCGAAAATATCCTGAAGTGACAGCCGCCCTAGAACAATACAACGTCAAAGTAAAGAGCTTTTTTACCGAGAAACGTGGGCATGGGGAGGATCTGGCACGCCAAGCCGTGCGCGAGGGCTTTGGCGTCGTGGTCTCCATGGGCGGCGACGGCACCCTAAACGAAGTAGTTAACGGACTGGCCGGTTCTAAGGCCACACTCGGCTTTATACCTGCCGGCTCCGGCAACGACTTTGGGCGCACATTCGGCCTAAAGAACGGGGAGGTTAGCAAGGCATGTCGTGTGTTGGCCGAAGGCCATACCCGCCCCGTGGATTTGTGCCGCGCCGACGGGCGGTACTTTATCAATGTCGCCGGCGCGGGTTTCGATGCCGAGGTAGGACACATGGCCAACGTATGGGGCAAACGCTATTTCTCGGGGGCTACCGCGTACATCGCCTCTATTTTGCGCCAGTTAGCGGTGTTTTCGCCGCGCGAGATGGCTATTGAGCTTGACGAGCAGCGCATTTCCACCAAAGTATGGATGGTGGCCGTGGCTAATGCCCGTTACTTTGGGGGTGGGTTTATGATAGCACCCACCGCGGCAGTAGACGACGGTTTGCTCGATGTCTATATTATCCACGAGACTTCCAAGTTGGGGCTGCTCCGTGTCCTGCCGCGCGTGATGACCGGCGACCACGTCTCTCACCCGGCGGTGGAGTTCCGGCGGGCCAAACGCGTAAAACTCAGTTCGCCGCACACGCTCGCGGCACAAGCCGACGGGGAACTGGTAGGTCGACTGCCGCAGGAGTTTGTAGTTACGGGCGAACAAATCGATATGCTGCTGCCTCAGCCTAGATAG
- the yyaC gene encoding spore protease YyaC, with protein sequence MGSFGSVWANLRSTETRVHVDSHGARQTIQKALLHVVDSQRGAPTLIVVCIGTDRSTGDALGPIIGTLLKDKKPPGLCVYGTLEQPVHAINLHEVTAPLSVRHSNAFVLAVDACLGKSENIGVITVGQGSLRPGAGVNKELPAVGDAYITGVVNVGGFMEYFVLQNTRLYLVYRLAQTIADGILAFASAWESKRTCSM encoded by the coding sequence GTGGGTTCCTTCGGTTCGGTCTGGGCGAACCTGCGCTCCACGGAAACTCGAGTTCACGTAGACTCGCACGGCGCGCGACAGACAATACAGAAGGCCCTGTTGCACGTAGTAGATAGCCAGAGGGGCGCGCCTACGCTCATCGTCGTATGTATAGGCACGGACCGCTCCACCGGCGACGCGCTCGGCCCGATTATCGGCACACTGCTTAAGGACAAAAAACCTCCCGGCTTATGCGTTTACGGCACACTTGAACAGCCGGTGCATGCCATCAACCTGCACGAAGTAACCGCCCCCTTAAGCGTTAGACACAGCAACGCCTTCGTGCTGGCCGTGGATGCCTGCTTAGGCAAATCGGAGAACATCGGTGTAATTACCGTAGGCCAAGGGAGTCTCAGACCCGGGGCCGGGGTAAACAAGGAGCTCCCCGCCGTGGGGGACGCCTACATTACCGGGGTAGTCAATGTAGGCGGATTTATGGAGTATTTTGTCCTACAAAACACCCGCCTCTACCTCGTATACCGTCTGGCCCAGACGATAGCCGACGGCATACTGGCGTTTGCCTCCGCGTGGGAGTCAAAACGCACCTGTTCTATGTAG
- a CDS encoding DUF3343 domain-containing protein, whose protein sequence is MRILLIFATTHHALAAESALLEQRVWHELLPPPRELTLSCGLSLLVRRDDFARVKTMLDTAQVPFAGAYRMPEKLGEPYLPVE, encoded by the coding sequence GTGCGGATCTTACTCATATTTGCCACGACACACCATGCGCTTGCCGCAGAAAGCGCGCTACTTGAGCAGCGGGTGTGGCACGAACTGCTTCCTCCCCCGCGCGAACTTACCCTAAGCTGCGGGCTTAGTCTTCTTGTGCGGCGAGACGACTTTGCCCGGGTGAAGACAATGCTCGACACAGCGCAAGTGCCCTTTGCGGGCGCCTACCGCATGCCGGAGAAGCTCGGCGAACCCTACTTGCCGGTTGAATAG
- a CDS encoding mechanosensitive ion channel family protein: MLGPLEDYLRQFPVLLPFMPLIVILLRVTIMLGAALLAMRLGTALITRLFSGKNTGLKLDMRKAKTLEALLKSVLRYAIYFFVAITVIEALGVPTASIIASAGIVGLAVGFGAQNLVRDVLTGFFILFEDQFAVGDYIEAVGVAGVVEEVGLRVTRLRDFSGVLHIVPNGTIDKVSNHNRGYLRAMVDIRVAHEENPERVRQILEAVATEVAQDTPAVVEGPLVLGIVDITEAAVVFRLWARTEPMRQWDVEREIRRRVKLAFDREGIHTPYPRTVLMPQETANPRMIDD; the protein is encoded by the coding sequence ATGCTCGGACCGCTAGAAGATTATTTGCGGCAGTTTCCGGTTTTGCTGCCCTTTATGCCGCTCATTGTAATTCTCTTGCGGGTGACCATCATGCTTGGCGCGGCCTTACTGGCTATGCGGCTAGGCACCGCCTTGATTACGAGGCTCTTTAGCGGCAAGAACACGGGTCTAAAGCTAGACATGCGCAAAGCCAAGACCTTAGAGGCCCTGCTAAAGAGCGTGTTGCGCTATGCCATTTACTTTTTTGTCGCCATTACCGTCATTGAAGCCTTAGGTGTTCCCACCGCTTCGATTATTGCCAGCGCCGGCATTGTCGGCTTAGCTGTAGGCTTTGGCGCACAGAACCTAGTGCGAGACGTTTTAACCGGGTTCTTTATTCTCTTTGAAGACCAGTTTGCCGTCGGCGACTACATTGAAGCGGTAGGCGTAGCCGGAGTTGTTGAGGAAGTTGGGTTGCGCGTCACCAGACTGCGCGATTTTAGCGGTGTGCTGCATATTGTCCCCAATGGCACTATCGACAAAGTCAGTAACCACAACCGCGGTTACCTGAGGGCCATGGTCGACATCAGAGTTGCACACGAGGAAAACCCCGAGCGCGTGCGGCAAATTCTCGAGGCGGTAGCTACAGAGGTGGCTCAAGACACCCCGGCGGTGGTAGAAGGGCCGCTAGTTTTAGGGATTGTAGACATCACTGAAGCCGCAGTCGTCTTTCGCCTGTGGGCGCGCACAGAGCCCATGCGACAGTGGGACGTCGAGCGGGAAATTAGGCGGCGCGTCAAGCTCGCCTTTGACCGCGAAGGTATCCACACGCCCTATCCGCGCACGGTGCTTATGCCCCAAGAGACGGCTAATCCCCGCATGATTGACGACTAG
- a CDS encoding DUF951 domain-containing protein, translating to MKLFVGDVLELKKGHPCGGVQWEVLRTGMDFRIKCLKCGHSVMLPRVKLERDIKKVIKTMGDAGS from the coding sequence ATGAAGCTATTTGTAGGCGATGTGCTCGAGCTAAAGAAAGGGCATCCCTGCGGTGGCGTGCAGTGGGAAGTGCTGCGCACGGGTATGGACTTTCGCATTAAGTGCTTAAAGTGCGGCCACAGCGTAATGCTCCCCCGCGTCAAGCTCGAAAGAGATATTAAGAAAGTAATTAAGACGATGGGGGATGCTGGCTCCTAG
- a CDS encoding 30S ribosomal protein S6, producing MRKYESMFILNIGLNKEQLPEKVERFTAAITNNGGQIDKLAEWGKRRLAYEVNKQREGYYFLVNFTAEPAAAKELERQFRISEDVVRYVVFRLDE from the coding sequence ATGCGCAAGTACGAGAGTATGTTCATCCTGAACATCGGGCTCAACAAAGAGCAGCTGCCGGAGAAGGTTGAACGCTTTACCGCAGCTATCACCAATAACGGAGGTCAGATTGACAAGCTCGCCGAATGGGGCAAGCGCCGTTTAGCCTACGAGGTGAATAAGCAGCGTGAAGGGTACTATTTCTTGGTAAACTTCACGGCAGAGCCCGCCGCAGCCAAAGAGCTAGAGCGGCAATTTCGCATTTCCGAGGATGTCGTTCGCTATGTTGTGTTTCGCCTAGACGAATAG
- a CDS encoding single-stranded DNA-binding protein, with translation MLNKVILIGRLTRDPELRFTPTTGKAVAKFGLAVDRGGKNSGTDFINITVWDKQAEICAQYLKKGRLVAIVGRLNINSYEKDGQKRTYAEVVADQVRFLESASREGSPQGEKSHDYDEVAKEVNLDDEDLPF, from the coding sequence ATGTTAAACAAGGTTATACTTATTGGCAGGCTTACACGGGACCCTGAGCTCCGCTTTACGCCTACCACCGGAAAGGCCGTAGCAAAGTTTGGGCTGGCGGTGGATAGGGGTGGCAAGAACAGCGGAACAGACTTCATTAACATCACGGTGTGGGATAAGCAAGCTGAAATATGCGCGCAGTACCTCAAAAAAGGGCGACTGGTCGCAATCGTAGGCAGGCTTAACATCAATTCGTACGAGAAAGACGGGCAGAAGCGCACCTACGCTGAGGTCGTAGCCGACCAAGTTCGTTTTCTCGAATCGGCGAGCCGTGAGGGAAGTCCACAGGGTGAAAAGTCACATGACTATGACGAAGTAGCCAAAGAAGTTAACCTAGATGACGAAGACTTGCCGTTCTAG
- the rpsR gene encoding 30S ribosomal protein S18, translating into MRKRTRKPKKRVCNFCVDKAVAIEYKEIDKLRRFITERGKILPRRISGNCAKHQRLMTEAVKRARNIALLPYTIE; encoded by the coding sequence TTGCGCAAACGCACTCGTAAGCCCAAAAAGCGCGTGTGTAATTTCTGCGTAGATAAGGCCGTAGCCATTGAGTACAAGGAAATCGATAAGCTACGCCGCTTTATTACCGAGCGCGGCAAGATTTTGCCGCGGCGGATATCCGGCAACTGTGCTAAGCACCAGCGCCTGATGACCGAGGCTGTTAAGCGCGCACGTAACATTGCGCTGCTTCCCTATACCATCGAGTAA
- a CDS encoding MazG-like family protein, which translates to MQDTGPGRDLEIGRSIRMIEWLKTELVSGVAQVFRQLPKGRDEAVSSALAGVIMSCYLLGRRLGISFSKLEAAVERRALHNASEGHELEEWYHDLSTLGEHFAARRIK; encoded by the coding sequence ATGCAGGATACAGGGCCGGGACGCGACCTAGAGATTGGGCGCAGCATTCGCATGATCGAGTGGCTTAAGACGGAACTAGTGAGCGGTGTCGCACAGGTCTTTCGGCAGTTGCCTAAAGGTCGCGACGAGGCCGTTTCTTCGGCTTTAGCCGGAGTGATAATGTCCTGCTATTTACTTGGGCGGCGCCTCGGCATTAGCTTTTCGAAGCTAGAAGCTGCGGTTGAGCGCAGGGCGCTACACAACGCCTCCGAAGGGCATGAGCTAGAGGAGTGGTATCACGACCTCTCCACCCTAGGGGAGCACTTCGCAGCCAGACGGATTAAGTAA
- the rplI gene encoding 50S ribosomal protein L9 yields MKVILSKDIKELGKRGQAVEVSEGYARNYLLPRGLAVLATEGATKALTQEKQAQDRKKSREITSAQALAAKLAATELRIPARVGDGGRLFGSVTAADIAASLAAHGITIDKRRIELKEPIKAAGRFTIEVKVYQEISAKLTLDVVAE; encoded by the coding sequence GTGAAAGTTATTTTATCTAAAGATATTAAAGAACTTGGCAAGAGAGGACAGGCAGTCGAAGTAAGTGAGGGCTACGCCCGCAACTACCTCCTGCCCCGTGGACTCGCAGTCCTAGCTACAGAAGGCGCGACCAAGGCGCTTACCCAAGAGAAGCAGGCGCAAGACCGCAAGAAATCGCGGGAGATTACATCGGCCCAGGCGCTAGCCGCCAAGCTTGCAGCCACCGAGCTACGCATTCCGGCTAGGGTCGGCGACGGCGGTCGCCTGTTTGGCTCCGTCACGGCGGCAGACATTGCGGCTAGCCTTGCGGCACACGGCATTACGATTGACAAGCGCCGGATTGAGCTCAAGGAGCCGATTAAGGCCGCGGGAAGATTCACTATCGAGGTCAAGGTCTATCAGGAGATTAGCGCAAAACTTACGCTTGACGTGGTTGCGGAGTAG